The Planococcus liqunii genome includes a region encoding these proteins:
- a CDS encoding PAS domain S-box protein — protein sequence MKYFSEEKGQHILASTALFDLIKDPVFLMEKDADSFRYTYVNPSALALMPTQDLIGKRIEEVLSPEQSRNVIHFHQKAQSTKRSIEFMEGIETEHGEFIGETVLNPIIAENGECRYILAVIRDATERELKERALQRTQREIEIERKRLNSLIENNANAVFEFDHNKIFIRSNPMVTEAIGFSEEELLGKSIVGLVHESCLENTLWHFDKALEGSSVEFETAVYTKTEQLLQFYVNTIPIMIDGSVIGVYAIAKDITEQKEMERLLRESEQRYKSLFDNHPHGIFTFDRNGILKSGNAGAEQITGYLMEEMLVQSFKPILLQSEMEKIKHHFYKTIHNKQPERFEMAFRHKNGELIDLQAMNIPIIVDEQLVGLHGIVTDVTEMNRAQKALTETKEELEVFWKNSTDPIFYIDTKGDILKVNPAFEEIFGFTEEEMVSGKGTIIPPHMVKDQFEIVERILNGETVNSHDTIRMTKSGRPLNIISSYTPVRNAEKDIIGATIIYKNVTELKKAEKELQKSQEKYKIITESTFDIITLINLSGLIEYVSPANEKILGYSDQVYIGSPFTMNVHPEDAFDLMESVTSLVDGGKPATIEIRYLHQDGHYIWMEVSPTPVIENGQVKRLFTIARDITERKRLQDKIAKMAFYDHLSGIPNRRTFDDKLQKAIDQAKRSGKKVAILMLDGRKFKQINDRFGHDAGDAVIKEMAKRLQACVRPIDTAARLGGDEMGVVMPELDSEEEAENMAQRILKSFETPLVFNGFEIKIGAGIGISLYPGHTLNEKQLIKYADMALYEAKKSEQDDYKIYK from the coding sequence ATGAAGTACTTTTCAGAAGAAAAAGGCCAGCATATTCTGGCTTCTACCGCTCTTTTTGACTTGATCAAAGACCCAGTTTTTTTGATGGAGAAAGACGCTGATTCCTTTCGCTATACTTATGTAAATCCATCCGCTTTGGCACTTATGCCAACACAGGATCTTATTGGCAAACGCATCGAAGAAGTGCTGTCGCCGGAGCAAAGCCGCAATGTCATTCACTTCCATCAGAAAGCCCAATCCACAAAGAGATCGATAGAATTTATGGAAGGAATTGAGACGGAACACGGTGAGTTTATCGGCGAGACCGTATTGAATCCGATCATTGCAGAAAACGGGGAATGCCGCTACATACTCGCTGTCATCAGAGATGCTACGGAACGGGAACTAAAAGAACGGGCGCTGCAAAGAACGCAGAGAGAAATTGAAATTGAACGAAAAAGATTGAATTCGCTAATCGAAAACAATGCGAATGCGGTATTTGAGTTTGACCACAATAAAATTTTCATCCGCAGCAATCCGATGGTGACCGAGGCCATTGGCTTCAGCGAAGAAGAACTGCTCGGCAAATCCATTGTCGGCTTGGTGCACGAGTCTTGCCTGGAAAATACGTTATGGCATTTTGACAAAGCGCTGGAAGGCAGTTCCGTTGAATTTGAAACAGCTGTTTACACAAAAACAGAACAGCTGCTGCAATTTTACGTCAACACCATTCCCATTATGATTGATGGAAGCGTAATCGGCGTCTATGCCATTGCTAAAGATATTACCGAACAAAAAGAAATGGAGCGTCTTCTAAGGGAAAGCGAACAACGGTACAAGTCCTTGTTTGACAACCATCCGCACGGCATTTTCACATTTGATCGAAACGGCATTTTAAAAAGCGGGAATGCCGGTGCAGAACAAATTACCGGCTATTTAATGGAAGAAATGCTGGTGCAGTCCTTTAAGCCGATCCTGCTGCAGTCTGAAATGGAAAAAATAAAGCACCATTTCTACAAAACGATTCATAATAAGCAGCCGGAACGTTTCGAAATGGCTTTTCGCCATAAAAACGGCGAGCTGATCGACCTTCAAGCGATGAACATACCGATCATAGTCGATGAGCAATTGGTTGGATTACACGGCATCGTCACCGATGTGACGGAGATGAACCGTGCCCAAAAAGCATTGACTGAAACGAAAGAAGAGCTCGAAGTGTTCTGGAAAAATTCCACGGATCCTATTTTTTATATTGATACAAAAGGCGATATTCTGAAAGTAAACCCGGCATTTGAGGAAATCTTCGGTTTTACGGAAGAAGAAATGGTTTCGGGCAAAGGCACTATTATTCCGCCGCACATGGTCAAAGACCAATTCGAGATTGTCGAAAGAATTCTGAACGGTGAAACGGTAAACTCTCATGACACCATCCGCATGACAAAATCTGGACGGCCGCTCAATATCATCTCTTCTTATACCCCGGTGCGAAATGCAGAGAAAGACATCATTGGAGCCACTATCATTTATAAAAATGTGACGGAACTTAAAAAAGCCGAAAAGGAACTGCAAAAAAGCCAGGAGAAATACAAGATCATAACCGAAAGCACGTTTGACATCATCACCTTGATCAACCTCTCCGGACTGATTGAATACGTCTCGCCCGCCAACGAAAAAATATTGGGATATTCCGACCAAGTTTATATCGGCAGCCCCTTTACGATGAATGTCCATCCGGAAGATGCGTTCGATTTAATGGAAAGTGTGACATCGCTGGTTGACGGCGGAAAGCCGGCCACTATTGAAATTCGTTATTTGCATCAGGACGGCCATTATATCTGGATGGAAGTTTCCCCTACTCCCGTTATTGAAAACGGGCAAGTGAAACGCTTATTCACTATTGCCCGCGATATCACAGAGCGAAAGAGGCTTCAGGATAAGATTGCGAAAATGGCTTTTTACGATCATTTATCCGGCATCCCCAACCGAAGAACGTTTGATGACAAGCTGCAAAAAGCCATTGACCAAGCCAAACGTTCCGGCAAAAAAGTGGCCATCCTCATGCTCGACGGACGCAAATTCAAACAAATCAATGACCGCTTTGGCCACGATGCAGGAGATGCTGTCATCAAGGAAATGGCGAAACGGCTCCAAGCTTGTGTCCGCCCGATTGATACAGCGGCGCGCTTAGGCGGAGATGAAATGGGCGTGGTGATGCCTGAACTGGATTCAGAAGAAGAAGCCGAAAACATGGCACAACGGATTTTAAAGTCCTTTGAAACGCCGCTGGTCTTCAATGGCTTTGAAATCAAAATAGGAGCAGGAATCGGCATTTCCCTTTACCCTGGCCACACGCTAAACGAAAAACAACTGATTAAATATGCGGACATGGCTTTATACGAAGCCAAAAAATCAGAGCAAGACGACTATAAAATTTACAAGTAA